The nucleotide sequence gttaatattaatgaatCCCCATAGTGATTTAGTGAATATctaagcaataaaaaattacaaattaccGAAAGATTCAAAATAGGTTTGGTTTAAAAGCAATGAgtgcttaatttattttttggtttgttattattatttttttaagtttgaaaAACGAAGATCTCAATTGTGATTTAGTGGATAATCAATGAAAAACTTAAGTGCCATGTTAGATTGTTAAGACGAAGGTCTTACCTGGAggtttaaaatagttttaggAGCAATGACTGCTTATTTGTTATTAGCtagttaattttcaattttgtttttttttcctgaACATTTCTTATAACGGGTGTCCCAACAAGAACGCAAGATTTAAATTTGGCGGCATTCGAAGTGTCATTGTTTGACATTTGAACACgtgttattgtttattagtttAAGGTACGAGGTTAGTAAAAATGGAGCGCTACACGATTGAACAACGCATTCTCATTGTGAAATTGTTTTACCAAAATGTTGAAAGTTTTGCGGCTACAGTTCGGAAATTGCGATCAATTTGGGGTCACAATAATGCTCTAAAAGAGTCAACTGTAGAGATTAATGGAAAAATTTGTTGAAACTGGGTCTGTTAATGATGTAAAGACAACAACGCGCCTTCGACCAGGTCGATCGACCGAAAATGTTGCAGCTGTACGTGATGATGTCGCTCAAAATCCATCCACCTCAATTCGACACCGAGCTCAGCAAATTGGTGTCTCCAAATCCACTATGCAGCGAATTTTAACGAAAGATTTGCATCTTCATGCATACAACGTTCAATTGACTCAGGAACTGAAGCCAGCTGACCATAGACCAGGGGTGTTACGAATATTAGCATCCGCATCTGCAAATGCGGAATATTCGCATTAATTCAGACATCTGCATCCGTATTCACATCTGCATCAATCAATGCGGAGTTTTTACGGATGCAGATTTACTCACATCAACGTCATCAACAAGTAACGACATGTAAAGAAAGTGGGCGGAGCTAGAGAGGCACGTGCTCGCGTTTGTTTTGGTAATTGCTTGCTTGCTAACTTCATTCGGTAACTGACGGTAACAAGAACCTACAGGTCTTGTTTGTTGTGTTTTTTcttattgtcaaaaaaattatagttttagTGAGTGTTTACGGTGTACGTTATAGTTTTTTGCGtgtttaatgaatattttgatataaatattaagtaaaatgtCGCCACCAATAAAAAGCAGTATCTGgacttattttacaataaacaaaaatgatcCGGAGAAGTCGGATGAATTGCAATGGactttcaaaaaaatttaagtatgcCGAACATTACCACTAATGATGTGTATTATAAAAGACAACTaactttaaatctttttaacaTCCATGAACTATCTACATCCAAATCCTATTTCTTCTGCTACCCAGAAAGTATAGCAAAAAAAGGGTCTGACGAAGTGTGTTCATTTCTCCATcactatatatttaatatgctCGATAAAAATACTCGAGAATTAGTGATATTCTGTGATTCCTGCGGtgggcaaaataaaaattatactgtGTTTCGTTTCATACACTATGTAGTACACAGTGCAAAACGTTTGGATGTGATCAAAATCATATTTCCCATTCGCGGACACTCATATTTGGAATGTGACAGAAATATGGGTTGCATAAACCAGAAATCATCCTGTGAAACGCCTGATGAGTGGGTAAAAGTGATTCGTGAAGCTAGACAGAAGCCATGCCCCTTTCATGTgattgaagttttttttttttttttttttttttatctcgaCCCATAAGAGAAATCAGAGTTGAAAAGGATCATCCAAGATTGATTTTTCACAGAGAACATTATAATGCCTCTTGGACGTCATCTATTCTCATGGCAcctaaaaaaaagtcaaaatcCCATAATGACTCTCATAGTGTTAGTAACTCAGAGTTTGTACTGCCAGATCAATCCTATAAAGAGAGCCTTCCAGTTTCAAAGGCAAAATTTATGGATATCCAGGCTCTGTCAAAGTTTTGTGGACCAAAAGCTTAGCAATACTTCtcacagataaaatataatgatacTTAAACGATAAATATTTCATGGACATTGCATATTATTTGCCTGTATTTTCTGACTTTGTTCTGTTTTGCTGTGCTAACTCAATAGACATAGaatgaaaatgtttctttttttgctacacaccaaaaacaaatatattttctttataaataaatatatttttcttctatttgaaactttattgtaccTTTTTACAAGgattaaaagataaatttagcAATTTCTCAGTTCATTGTCTCTGTGACATTGCATGTTTTTCCCCTGTGCCCTAATATAATCTTAAAAGATGGAGATAGCACAGACTTTGATTGATGAAGTCCTTTTTTGGCAGCTGACAACTCCGGAGCGTAAATGTCATATTCATTGCTAcgtatttaaaagtaataaccCATTTTGGGCCCAAGCGTTACAGGAATGTCaaatataccaaaaaaaaCGGTCTATTTTTCCAGATTACATCATGTAAATATGGACAACATTAATAATggccaaatataaaaaaatgcaaaataataatttcatcttACGAACTAGCTCTGTAAACGCACTTTTGATTATTTCCATAGATAAAAGCGTCGATTATAGCTGTCTTCACAAAAGccagtacatattttttttaaagtgttgTCATTTGGTAATAACTGTCAATGTCAGTCACTCTCTCAGTGAAGTAGTAGTAAATCGATTCATAATGAAGAAAATCGATTTTGGagtatgttttgtattttatccAAAACCTTCTGTTAAGGTGCTCCCACATTGCcgttataaaatgtttaataacgTTAGTAAACATTTGTTAGCAAACATTTaatcacaaataaattttcatgttaGAAAATGTTTAGTAATGttagtaaacattttataacaaaacaaattataacaaaataaaacatgtgttatcttttgtttgtaaacattttataaggGTGATGGCGGGATAGGCGGTGCGGTGCGGTGGGGGTTAGAGTACGCAGGTCGCTGCGCGTGGTGTCTCGCTTGTCAGTCCCTTTGTGTCAGCGTGCATCGCTGTGCGTTAGTGGTTGCGCGTGCGCCAAGCAATAAATATGTCCGGTAATTGGAATAACGATGATGTTTACAAACTGATTGAAATGTTTCAAGCAAGAGAAGTACTATGGAACACGATGTCAGAGAGCTACAAACCGACCGAAATAAAAAACACGATGCTTGGATGGAAATTGCCACTGAATTTAATAtggataaaaaagtaattgaaaaaaagattCGATCACTCGTAGGTCAATTTAACCGAGAATGTAAATCTAATAAATCTGGTGCAGGAGCTAATGAGTCAAGTAAATGGTTTGCATTTAAAAAACTCATGTTCCTTAAAGGCAAAAATATTCCAAGTTTAACTGTCGATGGAGGCTTGCAggtgagttttattttaacgtcttttaataatatttagatgCCCAGTCCAAAAACCcttcatttgaaaaatattctgcgaattcttttcttatttctttccCATCATCTGTCAGGGATTCACATGCTTCAAGTGGTGTTAATTGCTGCTGTTCTAATCTCCATTGTCCATCGATACGTGTACCAGTTACTATGTCATCTCCATCATAGTATTGAGATGGAGCGTAAATCATGCTCGATTcagtttttcttataaaattatgcagTAGCACGCATGTCATAATTAAAGTAGTAGTTTTTTCTGGATCTAATAATATTGTAGTTCGTAAAACTCTAAATCTGGCTGACAAAATCCCAAATGCGTTCTCTACTGTTCTCCTCGCACGACTCAGTCTATAACTGAAGATTCTTTCCTTAGAATTGCTATCCTGTGGTCCTGGAAAAGGTTTTAATAAGTGTTTTTCTAAAGGGAACGCATCATCTGTTACGAACACATAAGGAACAGGTTTGTTTCTGCCTGGTAGTGAGCTGTCACTGGGTATTTTCAAACTATTgtcgttaattttatttcgaaatttTGTGTTTGCGAAAACTCCGCCATCACTTATGCGTCCTTGGCAGCCAATATTCACGTACAGAAAGTTGTATTCTGCGTCCACTATCGCTAAAAGTACAACGCTGTAAAATCCTTTATAGTTGTAATATTCACTGCCGCTATCAATTGGCTTTTGTATGGCTACGTGCTTTCCATCGATACTTCCTAAGCAATTTGGGAAATTCCATTTTTCTTCAAATGAATTTGCCACGTGTAGCCACTCTTGAGATGTTGTTGGTATCTGGAACAAAAATAGAAGATTAAGAAATAGGcgcgaaaaataaatttataactcGTTATtctaacaaattttattggatatttttattaattatgaaatattaatagattaaaaaatatgatttcagTTAAGGGTTGTTAagtaatagaaaaagaaaatcgcggttatagatttttttacaattttagcTAATTTGACGCGCCTATAACTTGACATTATCGTTTAATTCTATTCTTTCAGGGTAACGAAGAAAACAGAATTGCTTCAGAAAACACTCTCAGTTTGAACGAAACAGGAAATACTGTCACTGTAAATGAAACTACGGGCACGCCTTTCGCCACCCCAAAACCATTTCGGAAAAAAAGACGGCCTGAAGTAGAACAAGATCCAACACAACAAGAagctgtaaatattttacatagaaTGTACGAATCTAGAAAAAGCAGGGATGAAAATGACGCATTTGGAGAGTATGTCTCGATGAAActgaaacaattaaaaaacagTCATGCTAAGAATACTGCTCAACATcacattaacaatattttgtacaatgcGACAATGGGACAATATGATTTTCCAACAACCTTTACAGACCCAACCGCTAGTAGTTCCTGGGGATACAACTCTGAACCAAATCTATCCACTTTTTCGGAAAATAATGCTGACTGTAGCTCGAGAGGATACTACACCGCACCGAGTCCCTCGGCTTCATTTGAAACCAGTTCTTCGGATAAGTCCAGGACACATACTCGTACCAGCGCAAGAACACAGAGTCCGTCTAATTTATCGGAATCAAGCCAAGATTCGACCCAATCATTAAACGATTTGTTGGaatcaatcaaaaattaaaaaatgtttggtttgttaattattaaaaaaattattagtaaggtaaggtaggtacctaccttaaGTATGATTAGATTAGAtcatattaaaagtaaataaaaaaataattaaaaatgttgtttgaCTTACTTGTATGTATTCCTTTAAAACCTCATTGAGAGCCTCGCACACTTCTGGTACGATAATAGATATCACTTGGTCTGACAACTTGAACACATTTCCAAGACTTTTATAACTGCTACCAGTTGCCAAAAATCTTAACGTTACCGCAAGTCTTTCCGTCACACTTACAGATTTTCTAAATGTAGTGTCTCGTTTGCCTATTTTTGCcccaattaaattttgtagatATTCAAATTCGGAACTGTTcattcttataaaatcttttaagcAACCGTCAATAATTAGTCCCTATTTTTCAGGCAAGTGAAAGTGATATTATTTGTCATTCATGCTACAATGCTGCCAACAGTGTAGCCAATGATGATGAGAGACCAGAAGCTGAAGAAGCACCTTTGGGACACCGTCGCGTGTGCGCGCGCCACGTTCTCTGTTACGCCGTATAAGATATCATCCATTGAGAATAGGTTCCACTCAAGACCGGAAAATAATAGATGTTGTAAGGGCGCTTTTAGTGTCACGCGGATTTGCTCACGCACGCGGGATTGGCCCGCATGCGTAGCATCCGCAAAGAACAATTTCATATAGGTATCTATTGTAAAGCGTGATAAACGCACGCGGGACGCGGGGCGCTGTGCGGGGCGTCACCCCGGTGCGGGGTATCCGCATGCGTAAGCGCTGCCTACAACTTCAGTGCCCATTTTAGAGTCGAGCGGGGCGCACGCGCCGTATTGTACTACCGAAATGAAAATCGATACAGAACGAGTAATCATTGAAGTTCATCTGCGGCCCGTTTTGTGGGATAAACGCAAtgaattatacaaaaacaggGACGCGAGGGAGGCTGCATGGAGAGATATTTTGAAGGAATTGGCACCTAACTACGAAAATTTGAGCGAAGAGGAAAGAAAAGTGGCGGGTATGTGTTtggttcattattttatttatacaagcatcattactttattaatataagcataattatttaattcacaAATAACATCAAAAACCTTCTAAAACCTTTTGAGtttagttaattaattatatatcgGTGTTGCCAGGAGACTTTTCCTTCATTGATAAAGTAATCTGCAAATATATCTCTGATATTACTTGCCGACGTATTACTACTTTCAGTCTGCTGCCTGGGTAGTGGTCCCGTAAAACCATTTGTGACAAATGTATGGCTGACCATGTAGCCATCCCGTTTCCTTATGAAATTGTGAAGTACACATGCCGTCTTGACTATTAATTGTGCTAGATCTAACTTGACAGTCATGGATCTGTgaaatattctaaatttatttgacataattCCAAAAGTGCATTCTATGTACCTTCTAGCTCTGGACAGAcggtaattaaatattttctttttgtaaggTAAATTATCACGAGCATAAGGCCGCATCACATGTGATGATAAACCAAATGCCTCATCTCCCACTATCACGAACGGCAACTTTGCTCTTACACTAGATGGATAAGCTACTTCGGGGCAAATAATAGGCAACTCTTGCGGGTCAGGGATACCCAACGTGTTACTTTCCAGTTTCGTATACAATTGACTCCTTCTAAAGATGGTTGAATCGGCGTTGCTTCCACTGGTACCGacattaatatatgtaaaattataatcagCATCACACATTGCGAGGAGCACTACagaataatatttcttataattaaaatatagtgaTCCACTGTGCGGCGGCCGAATCACTCTTATATGTTTTCCATCAATAGCACCCAAGCAATTAGGAAAATTTGTATATGTGAGAAATCCCTCTGCGATTTCTTTCCATTTGATCCCATTAAGCTGTGGAATACATTCAGACTTTAGTTCAATCCATATTATGTAACAAACTTGTCTTACTATTTCGCTAATTGTTGCAATTCCAATCATATAGGAATAGTGTAGATCAGTGAATGTATTACCAGTTGCCAAATatctgaaaacaaaaacaatatattaataatatgataacataatatattaataatgctGACATCAGACATAAGACAGCAGCATTTCCCGATTCAATCCGGtgtttttccaaaaatccttaaaTGAAgttctaattatttttgtaaaaaatgaattatttccATTCAGTAAAATTTGCCATCATCAATATTATGGGTACTTTTCCTTCAACTGCGGCCTTATTTTTCCACtctgtataggtatatatatattgcttGATTTATCTAATTCTTCATGAGACAGTGTAAAGTTGACAACATGTGTGAATTAAGGAGGGCCTTTAATCGAATGCAGTTAATTTTCCAACTAATATCAGATTTGTACACACGGCCACAGATCAAGCTTCCCAAAACCAGTATAAATAGGACTCATGCGTTGTTTATTATCGTAGACGACTCGC is from Amyelois transitella isolate CPQ chromosome 21, ilAmyTran1.1, whole genome shotgun sequence and encodes:
- the LOC106137222 gene encoding uncharacterized protein LOC106137222, translating into MNIYIEKPLEKMIPTTSQEWLHVANSFEEKWNFPNCLGSIDGKHVAIQKPIDSGSEYYNYKGFYSVVLLAIVDAEYNFLTTG
- the LOC132903095 gene encoding uncharacterized protein LOC132903095 produces the protein MINVRRISVAYILYKRRNKKTRVHVDPFLENRLLAGAFVTHFGKLQNNERKFKNYFRMSIRSFDELLCKIENKLQKSSLRRITIQPIERLAITLRYLATGNTFTDLHYSYMIGIATISEIVRQVCYIIWIELKSECIPQLNGIKWKEIAEGFLTYTNFPNCLGAIDGKHIRVIRPPHSGSLYFNYKKYYSVVLLAMCDADYNFTYINVGTSGSNADSTIFRRSQLYTKLESNTLGIPDPQELPIICPEVAYPSSVRAKLPFVIVGDEAFGLSSHVMRPYARDNLPYKKKIFNYRLSRARRYIECTFGIMSNKFRIFHRSMTVKLDLAQLIVKTACVLHNFIRKRDGYMVSHTFVTNGFTGPLPRQQTESSNTSASNIRDIFADYFINEGKVSWQHRYIIN